A window from Zingiber officinale cultivar Zhangliang chromosome 7A, Zo_v1.1, whole genome shotgun sequence encodes these proteins:
- the LOC122001102 gene encoding protein tesmin/TSO1-like CXC 5 translates to MEQIAQPTPSASSDVPPRKLVRQLDFTAAFYGGGPPSPMATVALDPSLQQQLPLLAPASLPMSLSSISSISVPAKPQSPKPRSRESQQLCNAKDGTPTRKRNCNCKHSKCLKLYCECFASGVYCDGCNCTNCCNNVENETVRHEAVEAILERNPNAFRPKIGSRPYAVRENKDETVEPPLVGRHNKGCHCKKSGCLKRYCECFQANILCSENCKCMDCKNFEGSGERNALFRGDHGSTLCMQHTTNDSSNGAIGAPVLLSSSASKKRKHQDTFFCTSSKDQPTKSLAPILQVKNSVQVCSTSIPVASSTTAAPVASNKVTYRSLLADAVQTEHVRDLCKVLVVVSGEVAKKIADRQVQELAEQEGHAESSQHSDHDRDSRQKDSATQSTSAEVCSNEIPINKPITEETVSECGEAEERGRAMSPGTLALMCDEQDMIFVASQTTATDPRLSSNQSTSEAYAEQERVILIEFREYLHKLVNHGRRKEEKYTSMSSQYQKPIQNMELACNGVATTSVPVSVEIAQTRQVGLPYSNNILQLDCKP, encoded by the exons ATGGAACAAATTGCTCAACCTACTCCGTCAGCTTCGTCTGATGTCCCTCCTAGAAAACTCGTTCGCCAGCTGGATTTCACGGCTGCGTTCTATGGTGGAGGTCCGCCTTCGCCTATGGCAACCGTGGCCCTTGATCCGTCGCTGCAACAGCAGCTACCTCTCCTCGCGCCGGCTTCTTTGCCCATGTCGCTATCGTCAATTTCTTCGATTTCTGTACCCGC CaagccacaatcacccaagccACGGTCACGAGAATCACAACAACTCTGCAATGCAAAGGATGGTACACCAACAAGAAAGAGGAATTGCAACTGCAAACACTCAAAATGCTTGAAGCT GTACTGTGAGTGTTTTGCATCTGGGGTTTATTGTGATGGCTGCAACTGTACAAACTGTTGTAACAATGTTGAGAATGAAACTGTTAGGCATGAGGCTGTTGAAGCTATTCTAGAACGCAATCCTAATGCCTTTAGGCCTAAGATTGGTAGTCGCCCATATGCAGTTCGAGAAAATAAG GATGAAACAGTAGAACCTCCTTTGGTAGGACGGCACAATAAAGGATGCCACTGTAAGAAGTCTGGGTGCCTCAAGAGGTATTGTGAGTGTTTTCAAGCCAATATTCTCTGCTCTGAGAATTGCAAATGCATGGACTGTAAGAACTTTGAGGGAAGTGGAGAGAGGAATGCTCTCTTTCGTGGTGATCATGGAAGTACTCTTTGCATGCAACACACAACCAATGATAGTTCAAATGGGGCTATTGGTGCTCCTGTACTCCTGTCTTCTTCAGCATCTAAGAAAAGGAAACACCAGGATACATTCTTTTGTACATCATCAAAGGATCAACCCACTAAAAGTCTTGCACCAATTCTGCAG GTTAAGAATTCTGTACAAGTGTGTTCTACTTCCATTCCTGTAGCTAGTTCTACTACTGCTGCTCCAGTGGCATCTAATAAGGTCACTTATAG GTCTCTTCTAGCTGATGCAGTCCAAACAGAGCATGTTAGGGACCTGTGTAAGGTTTTGGtggtggtgtctggagaggttgCCAAAAAGATTGCTG ATAGACAAGTTCAAGAGTTGGCAGAGCAAGAAGGACATGCTGAAAGTTCCCAACACTCAGATCATGACAGAGATTCAAGACAGAAAGATTCAGCTACGCAGAGCACTTCGGCAGAAGTGTGTTCAAATGAGATTCCTATTAACAAACCTATCACAGAAGAAACTGTATCTGAATGTGGGGAAGCGGAAGAGAGAGGAAGGGCTATGTCTCCTGGAACATTAGCACTGATGTGTGATGAACAAGACATGATTTTCGTGGCATCTCAGACTACTGCTACGGATCCAAGACTCTCCAGCAACCAGAGTACATCAGAGGCCTATGCAGAGCAAGAGAGGGTTATACTGATTGAGTTCAGAGAATATCTCCATAAGCTAGTCAACCATGGACGAAGGAAAG AAGAGAAATACACATCCATGTCCTCTCAGTATCAAAAGCCTATCCAAAATATGGAATTGGCTTGCAATGGCGTAGCTACAACTTCAGTTCCAGTTTCTGTGGAGATAGCTCAGACAAGACAAGTAGGCCTTCCTTATTCTAATAACATTCTCCAGTTGGATTGCAAACCATAG
- the LOC122001101 gene encoding CBL-interacting protein kinase 19-like, with the protein MAASTPAKSGNQSKRPGKKEPKLLLGRFEVGKLLGAGTFAKVYVARNVRTDELVAIKALSKEKIVKWGLVAHIKREIAILRRVRHPYVVQLFEVMATKTKIYFVMEYVRGGELFSRVSKGRLREDTARRYFQQLVSAVAFCHTRGVFHRDLKPENLLVDENGDLKVSDFGLSAVAEQSRGGDGLLHTFCGTPAYVAPEVLSRRGYDGAKVDIWSCGVILFVLMAGSLPFHDRNIVSMYRKIYKGEFRCPRWFSPDLNLLLHRLLDTNPRTRITIPEIMEDNWFKKGFRHVQFYTEDDQLHTLADDPQMGADEAQGDAGSLWETESDCSVISCASSVSEGKRARPGMSRPPSLNAFDIISFSRGFDLSGLFEETGDETRFLSKEPVSTIITKLEEIAKAVSFTVRRKDCRVSIEGTREGENGPLTIAAEIFELTPSIVVVEVKKKSGDKETYEEFCNKELKPGLQHLVLAPDYNAKPVDSGKGTGKNF; encoded by the coding sequence ATGGCAGCGTCCACGCCTGCGAAGTCAGGGAACCAGTCGAAGAGGCCGGGGAAGAAGGAGCCAAAGCTACTTCTTGGCCGCTTCGAGGTGGGGAAGCTGCTCGGCGCCGGGACCTTCGCGAAGGTCTATGTCGCCCGCAACGTGCGCACGGACGAGCTCGTGGCGATCAAGGCACTCAGCAAGGAGAAGATCGTCAAGTGGGGGCTCGTCGCCCACATCAAGCGCGAGATCGCCATCCTTCGGCGCGTCCGCCATCCCTACGTCGTCCAGCTTTTCGAGGTCATGGCCACCAAGACCAAGATCTACTTCGTCATGGAGTACGTCCGTGGAGGGGAGCTCTTCTCGCGCGTCTCGAAGGGTCGGCTCCGGGAGGATACCGCGCGCCGCTACTTCCAGCAGCTCGTCTCAGCCGTCGCCTTTTGCCACACTCGCGGCGTCTTCCACCGCGACCTGAAGCCCGAGAACCTGCTCGTCGACGAGAACGGCGACCTCAAGGTCTCTGACTTCGGGCTCTCGGCGGTCGCGGAGCAGAGCCGCGGCGGAGATGGCCTGCTCCACACCTTCTGCGGCACGCCGGCGTACGTGGCACCTGAGGTCCTCTCGAGAAGGGGCTACGACGGCGCCAAGGTCGACATTTGGTCGTGCGGCGTCATCCTTTTCGTCTTGATGGCCGGCAGCCTCCCGTTCCACGATCGCAACATCGTGTCCATGTACCGAAAGATCTACAAAGGGGAATTCCGTTGCCCGCGGTGGTTCTCGCCGGATCTCAACCTGCTTCTGCACCGCCTCCTGGACACCAATCCCCGCACCCGGATCACCATTCCCGAGATCATGGAAGACAACTGGTTCAAGAAGGGATTCCGCCATGTCCAATTCTACACGGAGGACGACCAATTGCACACCCTAGCGGACGATCCCCAAATGGGCGCCGACGAAGCCCAAGGCGACGCGGGATCCCTCTGGGAAACTGAATCCGATTGCTCTGTCATCTCCTGTGCCTCGTCAGTGTCAGAGGGGAAGAGGGCGAGGCCCGGAATGTCGAGGCCGCCGAGTCTCAATGCCTTCGACATAATTTCCTTCTCTCGTGGCTTCGACCTCTCGGGGCTGTTCGAGGAGACGGGAGACGAGACCAGGTTTCTCTCCAAGGAGCCAGTTTCGACCATCATAACAAAGTTAGAGGAGATCGCCAAGGCGGTAAGCTTCACGGTGAGGCGAAAGGATTGCCGAGTGAGCATAGAGGGCACGAGAGAAGGAGAAAACGGGCCATTGACGATCGCTGCAGAGATATTTGAGCTCACGCCGTCGATCGTAGTGGTGGAAGTGAAGAAGAAATCAGGGGACAAAGAAACATACGAGGAATTCTGCAACAAAGAGCTTAAACCCGGATTGCAACACCTCGTTCTGGCGCCAGATTACAATGCCAAACCTGTGGACTCTGGAAAAGGAACAggtaaaaatttctaa